One genomic window of Verrucomicrobiia bacterium includes the following:
- a CDS encoding helix-turn-helix transcriptional regulator translates to MKAGRSFEPHLIVNELRLPKSSEWRPQLHGWAFIRIRSGISYWQQTQCVRELEPDSVLVLTGTTHGALRASQLNDVEIDYFCLDPEKLAGLLTLGEQQALMKAAAAGRPLSVRVLPPADTIAQRFKNLCANHATGGLSLRLQLLQLVLDLFQGEMETTNEPSTPEIELDGRGRLKQFLNQTAAAEFLDLSLADLAPRMNCSPRHLSRLFRQEMGASFRDKQTEMRLAKACQLLATSNAKVIDVALTSGYQSNSLFSLMFKKHFGVSPGKWRQKNTRRPAPREKLIRMLPV, encoded by the coding sequence ATGAAAGCGGGACGCTCCTTCGAGCCACATTTGATCGTCAATGAACTCCGGCTGCCGAAGAGCAGCGAATGGCGTCCGCAACTTCACGGCTGGGCTTTCATTCGGATTCGCAGCGGCATCAGCTATTGGCAACAGACCCAATGCGTGCGCGAACTCGAACCCGACAGCGTCCTCGTCCTCACCGGCACTACCCACGGCGCTCTTCGCGCCAGCCAATTAAACGACGTTGAGATTGATTACTTTTGCCTCGACCCCGAAAAACTCGCCGGACTCCTCACCCTCGGCGAACAGCAGGCGCTCATGAAAGCCGCCGCCGCTGGACGCCCGCTCTCCGTGCGCGTCCTCCCGCCCGCGGACACCATTGCCCAACGCTTTAAAAATCTTTGCGCCAACCACGCCACCGGCGGCCTCTCGCTCCGCCTGCAACTACTCCAACTCGTGCTCGACCTGTTCCAAGGCGAGATGGAAACCACCAACGAACCCTCCACGCCGGAAATCGAATTGGACGGACGCGGACGCTTAAAGCAATTTCTCAATCAAACCGCCGCCGCCGAATTCCTCGACCTCTCACTGGCCGATCTCGCTCCCCGAATGAATTGCAGCCCGCGCCACCTAAGCCGCCTGTTCCGGCAGGAAATGGGCGCCTCCTTCCGCGACAAACAAACCGAAATGCGCCTCGCCAAAGCATGCCAGTTGCTGGCCACTTCCAACGCCAAAGTGATAGACGTCGCGCTCACCAGCGGCTACCAATCCAACAGCCTCTTCAGCCTCATGTTCAAAAAACATTTTGGCGTCAGCCCCGGAAAATGGCGTCAAAAAAACACCCGCCGCCCCGCCCCCCGCGAAAAGCTCATCCGCATGCTCCCCGTATAA
- a CDS encoding glycosyltransferase yields the protein MAKPAANNLRILHLNTLLTGGGTDDQCVKLAYGLKQLGENVSIAGPDGRDFSRVIRNLEIPFHVTPPEGWLKLRYISYTAKLIRREKINIVHGHHGRDIWPTLLAAQLSGAKPKIILSRHLAKSPRSWLSRVLLLRQCDALIAVSEFTARVLRDGFYEPASPEKERHSRPPVFGNHSKVHVVHGGIDTARFRPFDAEAQRREWGLQPGDYAFAVAGGYDLPRGKGQREFLQAAARIHAQVPAARFLIIGRGSMGDTLRADIERLGLAGKAWLTPYCQDMPKAMNAIDCLVHPQIGTEAFGLVLLEAFACGKPVIASALDGIPEAFEVGNFGQLVQPESVEELGAAMLKWASTPALTAAQKNALHEKVTKDYSVIALAERMQKLYAELLPA from the coding sequence ATGGCGAAACCGGCGGCAAATAATTTGCGCATCCTGCATCTCAACACGCTCCTCACCGGCGGCGGCACGGATGACCAATGCGTGAAGCTTGCCTATGGCCTGAAACAACTCGGCGAAAACGTCAGCATCGCCGGGCCCGATGGACGCGATTTTTCCCGCGTCATCCGCAATCTCGAAATTCCGTTTCATGTCACGCCGCCGGAAGGCTGGCTCAAACTTCGTTACATCTCTTACACAGCAAAACTCATTCGCCGCGAAAAAATCAATATCGTCCACGGCCATCATGGCCGCGACATCTGGCCGACCCTCTTGGCCGCGCAATTGTCGGGCGCGAAACCAAAAATCATTTTGTCCCGTCACCTCGCCAAAAGCCCGCGCTCCTGGCTTAGCCGCGTGCTGCTCCTTCGGCAATGCGATGCCTTGATCGCCGTGTCCGAATTCACTGCGCGCGTCCTGCGGGACGGTTTTTATGAGCCCGCCTCGCCGGAAAAAGAGCGCCACAGCCGTCCGCCCGTGTTTGGAAACCATTCCAAGGTTCACGTCGTTCACGGCGGCATTGACACCGCGCGCTTTCGTCCCTTCGACGCGGAAGCGCAGCGGCGCGAATGGGGATTGCAGCCGGGCGATTATGCTTTCGCTGTTGCCGGCGGATACGACCTGCCACGCGGCAAAGGCCAGCGCGAATTTCTTCAGGCGGCGGCACGCATCCACGCGCAAGTTCCGGCCGCGCGTTTTCTCATCATCGGCCGCGGCAGCATGGGCGACACTTTGCGCGCGGACATCGAACGGCTCGGCCTCGCGGGCAAAGCGTGGCTCACTCCTTACTGTCAGGACATGCCGAAAGCGATGAACGCGATTGATTGCCTCGTCCATCCGCAAATCGGCACCGAAGCCTTCGGGCTGGTCTTGCTCGAAGCCTTTGCGTGCGGCAAGCCGGTGATCGCGTCCGCGCTGGATGGAATTCCCGAAGCTTTCGAGGTCGGCAATTTTGGCCAGCTCGTCCAACCGGAGTCCGTCGAGGAATTGGGCGCGGCCATGCTCAAGTGGGCCAGCACGCCCGCGCTCACCGCGGCTCAAAAAAACGCCCTGCACGAAAAAGTCACGAAAGACTATTCGGTGATCGCGCTCGCGGAGCGGATGCAAAAATTATACGCGGAATTGTTGCCGGCGTAG
- the tadA gene encoding tRNA adenosine(34) deaminase TadA — MAEEPIIDLQSDQYFMGEALRQAVRAYEAEEVPIGAVVVRNGRIIARAFNQVELLKDATAHAEMLALTQAEEVVGDWRLTDCTLYVTKEPCPMCAGAIVHVRLARVVFGASDPKGGAAGGALNLLQFPTLNHQCEITRGVKETECRALLQTFFAEQRAKNQKPPANGGALENN, encoded by the coding sequence ATGGCTGAAGAACCGATCATTGACCTGCAAAGCGACCAGTATTTCATGGGCGAAGCCTTGCGCCAGGCGGTGCGCGCTTATGAAGCTGAGGAAGTGCCCATCGGCGCCGTGGTCGTGCGCAACGGCCGCATCATCGCCCGCGCGTTCAACCAGGTGGAATTGCTCAAGGACGCCACCGCGCACGCCGAGATGCTCGCCCTCACGCAAGCAGAAGAAGTCGTCGGCGACTGGCGGCTGACCGATTGCACGCTCTACGTGACGAAAGAACCCTGTCCCATGTGCGCCGGAGCCATCGTCCACGTGCGCCTCGCGCGCGTCGTGTTTGGCGCGAGCGATCCAAAAGGCGGCGCGGCGGGCGGCGCGTTAAACCTGTTGCAATTCCCCACGCTCAATCATCAATGCGAAATCACCCGCGGCGTGAAAGAAACCGAATGCCGTGCGCTGCTCCAGACTTTCTTTGCCGAGCAACGCGCGAAAAACCAGAAGCCGCCCGCGAACGGCGGCGCGCTCGAAAACAACTGA
- the proB gene encoding glutamate 5-kinase, with amino-acid sequence MLQKINRIVVKLGTGVLTDSRKQPDLEQMAQLAAQIAEQRRAGCEVVLVTSGAVGSGMGALGFKKRPRELSELQACAAVGQSRLMATYEKLFAKHDLHVAQVLLTHEDLQDHTRHLNARNTLVTLLSHGVVPIINENDAVSSTELKFGDNDKLSALVASLLPVGLLVILTTVDGVIENFGKANARTIHTVEQIDQSLERSVGGTDSETAVGGMSSKIQAAKIVVRSGIPLVIASGHKKNVLARIMDGAEEGTLFIPQSSRLQGRKRWIAFYHHPKGTLFVDAGAKVALCEKGKSLLPPGVSKLEGDFETGSVLRICDLDGNEFARGIANFSSVDIREKQTGRGEVIHRDNLVIL; translated from the coding sequence TTGCTACAAAAAATCAATCGTATCGTCGTCAAGCTCGGCACAGGTGTGCTTACGGACAGCCGCAAGCAGCCTGATCTCGAGCAGATGGCGCAGCTTGCCGCGCAGATCGCCGAGCAACGCCGCGCGGGTTGTGAAGTCGTGCTGGTGACATCGGGCGCCGTCGGGTCCGGCATGGGCGCGCTCGGTTTTAAAAAACGTCCGCGTGAACTTTCCGAATTGCAGGCGTGCGCCGCAGTCGGCCAGTCGCGGCTGATGGCCACGTATGAAAAACTTTTTGCAAAACACGATCTCCATGTCGCACAAGTCCTCCTCACGCACGAGGATTTGCAGGACCACACGCGGCATCTCAACGCGCGCAACACCCTCGTCACTCTGCTGTCCCACGGTGTTGTTCCGATCATCAACGAAAACGACGCCGTCTCCTCCACCGAATTAAAGTTCGGCGACAACGACAAACTTTCGGCGCTCGTGGCCTCATTATTGCCAGTAGGTTTGTTGGTGATTTTGACGACGGTGGATGGCGTCATTGAAAATTTTGGCAAGGCGAACGCGCGCACGATTCACACGGTCGAGCAGATTGATCAATCGCTCGAACGCAGCGTGGGCGGGACCGACAGCGAAACGGCGGTCGGCGGCATGTCGTCGAAAATTCAGGCGGCGAAAATTGTCGTGCGCTCGGGCATTCCGCTGGTGATCGCGTCAGGCCACAAAAAAAATGTGCTCGCGCGAATCATGGATGGCGCGGAGGAAGGCACATTGTTTATCCCGCAATCCTCGCGGTTGCAGGGGCGCAAACGGTGGATCGCGTTTTATCATCATCCCAAGGGCACGCTGTTCGTGGATGCGGGGGCGAAGGTGGCGCTGTGTGAAAAGGGGAAAAGTCTTTTGCCGCCGGGCGTGTCAAAGCTCGAAGGCGATTTTGAGACGGGCAGCGTTTTGCGTATCTGCGATCTCGATGGAAATGAATTCGCGCGCGGCATCGCCAATTTCAGTTCGGTGGATATTCGCGAAAAACAGACGGGGCGCGGCGAAGTGATTCATCGCGATAATTTGGTCATTCTCTAA
- a CDS encoding MazG family protein — translation MPKKAAITELLEVMARLRGPGGCPWDIEQDHRTLRWHAVEEVYELMDAIEAGDDHEMVEELGDLLLQVVFHCQMAKERGAFDFEKVTRTIAEKLVRRHPHVFGDAKAKTVAAVWTQWEQIKKAEKQGTKHERPSALDGIPKHLPALLRAEKLVKKAAKAGLLAKGAKALKGRDKSEVARELFALAKYAREKGWSAEELLRGETQKQERAWRKREKENLRNC, via the coding sequence ATGCCAAAAAAAGCTGCGATTACGGAATTGCTCGAAGTGATGGCACGGCTGCGCGGGCCGGGCGGTTGTCCGTGGGACATCGAGCAGGACCATCGCACGCTGCGCTGGCACGCGGTCGAGGAAGTCTATGAGTTGATGGACGCCATCGAAGCGGGCGACGATCATGAGATGGTGGAGGAACTTGGCGATTTATTGTTGCAAGTGGTTTTCCATTGCCAGATGGCGAAGGAACGCGGCGCATTCGATTTTGAAAAAGTGACGCGCACGATCGCGGAGAAATTGGTGCGAAGGCATCCGCACGTTTTCGGCGATGCGAAAGCGAAGACGGTCGCCGCCGTGTGGACGCAATGGGAGCAAATCAAAAAAGCGGAGAAGCAAGGCACGAAGCACGAACGTCCTTCCGCCCTGGACGGAATTCCAAAACATTTGCCCGCGTTATTGCGCGCGGAAAAGCTCGTCAAGAAAGCGGCGAAGGCGGGTTTACTCGCCAAGGGTGCGAAGGCGTTGAAAGGACGCGACAAAAGTGAAGTCGCACGGGAATTGTTTGCGTTGGCAAAATACGCGCGGGAAAAAGGCTGGTCAGCGGAGGAATTGCTTCGTGGGGAAACGCAGAAGCAGGAGCGCGCGTGGCGGAAGCGGGAGAAGGAAAATTTGAGAAACTGTTGA
- a CDS encoding glycosyltransferase family 2 protein translates to MNQLPISVSMISGAEAARIGRALESVSGWTSEIIIVLNEEVRDATEEIALKHGAKIIRERWQGFREQKNISLQHCTQPWVLCLDADEEVSPELFESIQKFFAGDQEHFAGAYFARKVWFLGRWITHGDWYPDHVLRLIKRGAGKWDGSPEHCKIELIGPQKKIAGDLHHYTNPTINSYVQKMSYFSDIFLQRQLEAKTGWSAPAVIVRSGWRFLRAYIFRRGFLDGFPGFFIAVSTAYSTLVRHSRLYEHLHSEPPPPCPAPKSR, encoded by the coding sequence GTGAACCAACTCCCCATCAGCGTCAGCATGATTTCGGGCGCCGAAGCCGCGCGCATCGGCCGCGCCCTGGAGAGCGTCTCCGGCTGGACGAGCGAAATCATCATCGTTTTGAATGAGGAAGTGCGCGATGCCACCGAAGAAATCGCCTTGAAGCACGGCGCAAAAATCATCCGCGAACGCTGGCAGGGATTTCGCGAGCAAAAAAATATTTCACTGCAACATTGCACGCAACCGTGGGTGCTGTGCCTGGATGCCGATGAGGAAGTCTCGCCCGAATTGTTCGAGTCCATCCAAAAATTTTTCGCAGGCGATCAGGAACATTTTGCCGGTGCGTATTTCGCGCGCAAGGTGTGGTTCCTCGGCCGCTGGATCACGCACGGCGATTGGTATCCCGACCACGTCCTGCGTCTCATCAAGCGCGGCGCCGGCAAGTGGGACGGCAGTCCGGAACATTGCAAAATCGAACTCATCGGCCCGCAAAAAAAAATCGCCGGGGATTTGCATCATTACACAAATCCGACGATCAATAGTTATGTGCAGAAGATGAGTTACTTCTCGGACATTTTTTTGCAGCGCCAGCTTGAGGCCAAGACCGGCTGGTCCGCGCCCGCCGTGATCGTGCGTTCGGGCTGGCGGTTTCTTCGCGCGTATATTTTTCGCCGCGGATTCCTTGACGGCTTTCCCGGATTTTTCATCGCGGTTTCGACCGCCTACTCGACGCTCGTCCGCCACAGCCGCCTTTACGAGCATCTTCACTCCGAACCGCCCCCGCCATGCCCGGCCCCAAAATCTCGCTGA
- a CDS encoding glycosyltransferase, translating to MKIGILSQDFIGWSGGVDFLAGVVESLLASPRSKSAEFYLIIADSGPRLRWRQFKRRWKDKISGKTPKPGFAPSAEVVREAFAPFENQISIQHIDVGRSAFRRAVDKLKLDAVLPALNPPARHFTRPWVGYAFDFQHKYFPQNFTPESCRSRDEHFVAMLTTAKAVIVNSRAVASDIAKFVPQATARVFALPFSAAPHSDWFEDISGVPARYGINGPYFIISNQFWPHKDHATAFEAFALLAAQKPEVQLVCTGSTLGASDPEYFPNLMRKMEARGLKKRVHILGLIPKRDQIELMKNSCAVVQPTLFEGGPGGGCIYDAVALDLPAIISDIPVNREIENQRVGFFPAGNAEALVAQMNSHLGRSRGRPDASALLSAGRARRAACGDMLWQAIDFVLDK from the coding sequence GTGAAAATCGGCATCCTCTCGCAAGACTTTATCGGGTGGAGCGGCGGGGTGGATTTCCTGGCCGGAGTGGTCGAATCACTGCTCGCAAGTCCGCGTTCCAAGTCCGCGGAGTTTTATTTGATCATCGCGGATTCGGGGCCGCGCCTGCGCTGGCGGCAATTCAAGCGCCGCTGGAAAGATAAAATCTCCGGCAAAACGCCGAAGCCCGGTTTTGCGCCTTCCGCCGAAGTCGTGCGCGAAGCGTTCGCGCCGTTTGAAAATCAGATTTCCATCCAGCACATTGACGTGGGCCGCAGCGCGTTTCGCCGCGCGGTTGATAAATTGAAACTCGACGCCGTGCTGCCCGCGTTGAATCCGCCCGCTCGCCATTTCACCCGCCCGTGGGTGGGTTATGCGTTCGATTTTCAGCACAAATATTTTCCGCAAAATTTCACGCCCGAAAGCTGCCGCTCGCGCGATGAACATTTTGTGGCGATGCTGACGACCGCTAAAGCCGTGATCGTCAATTCCCGCGCCGTCGCTTCCGACATCGCCAAATTTGTTCCGCAAGCCACCGCTCGCGTTTTTGCGCTCCCGTTCTCAGCCGCGCCGCATAGCGATTGGTTTGAAGATATTTCCGGCGTGCCCGCGCGCTACGGCATTAACGGGCCTTACTTCATCATCTCGAACCAATTCTGGCCGCACAAAGATCATGCGACCGCGTTCGAGGCCTTCGCGTTGCTCGCCGCACAAAAACCGGAAGTCCAACTCGTCTGCACCGGGTCCACGCTGGGCGCGAGCGATCCGGAATACTTTCCGAATTTGATGCGGAAGATGGAAGCGCGCGGTTTGAAAAAGCGTGTTCACATTCTCGGCCTGATTCCAAAACGCGATCAGATCGAACTCATGAAAAATTCCTGCGCGGTCGTCCAGCCCACGTTATTTGAAGGCGGCCCGGGTGGTGGTTGCATTTATGACGCGGTGGCGCTCGACCTGCCCGCCATTATTTCCGACATCCCGGTGAATCGTGAAATTGAGAACCAGCGCGTCGGATTTTTTCCGGCGGGAAACGCCGAAGCGCTCGTGGCACAAATGAATTCACACTTGGGGCGGAGCAGGGGACGCCCGGATGCCAGCGCTCTTTTATCCGCCGGACGCGCCCGCCGCGCCGCGTGCGGTGACATGCTTTGGCAGGCGATTGATTTTGTATTGGATAAATAA
- a CDS encoding isoamylase early set domain-containing protein, which yields MHHSNSTPPASALNRYSAKKMAKPVNFVCNAPEAKAVTLIGDFNDWDPNAYPMKRQPDGAWHVQIPLNHGHHHYQFLVDGKPTLDPRAQGIARNEQNEKVSLMSVS from the coding sequence ATGCACCATTCAAATTCGACTCCACCCGCCAGCGCACTCAACCGTTATTCCGCCAAGAAAATGGCCAAGCCGGTCAATTTCGTTTGCAACGCGCCGGAGGCCAAGGCGGTCACGCTTATCGGTGATTTCAATGACTGGGACCCCAATGCCTACCCGATGAAACGCCAGCCGGACGGCGCGTGGCACGTGCAGATTCCACTCAATCACGGCCATCATCATTACCAGTTTCTCGTGGACGGCAAGCCGACGCTCGACCCGCGCGCGCAAGGCATCGCCCGCAATGAACAGAACGAAAAAGTTTCGCTGATGTCGGTCAGTTGA
- a CDS encoding Ig-like domain-containing protein, producing MKIRNSILSLVAIVALLIALIIWHESKNSAKPSSEVDEPNVAPQVTTPSVATAPPQSSPPAAKPAKGADLSLSPPLSKADRTIGMLSTYNDVPIVFYGRVEDQFSNAVANATVNFDVRVYNGTESTVKRGQVMTDADGFFTVSGYRGQELGLVPKKMGYVLATTGSGTSFKYSKLEEHPYVPDAANPTVIKMWKLQGAEPLVTIDQHYKIPFTGAPIFVDLVTGKIVSTGGDLEIIVKRAAGAITQVNHGDWSVEFAPVNGGIMESDYHTSQVAFSAPENGYQNSLLVQMNHDNPDWFDNIQKVFFLTSRGGQVYSKVSVDFGINSDPGSMMWLQFKGVANANGSRNWEATAH from the coding sequence ATGAAAATCCGTAACTCAATATTGAGTCTCGTTGCCATAGTTGCGCTGCTGATCGCATTGATAATTTGGCATGAGAGCAAAAATTCAGCGAAACCATCCTCCGAAGTGGATGAACCGAATGTTGCGCCACAAGTTACCACTCCCTCCGTAGCGACTGCGCCTCCGCAAAGCAGCCCACCCGCGGCAAAACCTGCCAAAGGTGCCGACCTGTCGCTATCCCCGCCGCTGAGCAAGGCAGATCGGACAATCGGAATGCTTTCCACTTATAACGATGTTCCGATAGTGTTTTACGGCAGGGTCGAAGATCAGTTCAGTAACGCTGTGGCAAATGCCACCGTCAATTTTGATGTTCGAGTTTATAATGGCACAGAATCTACCGTGAAGCGTGGACAGGTAATGACGGATGCCGACGGCTTTTTTACCGTCTCGGGATATCGAGGGCAAGAGTTGGGGCTTGTTCCAAAAAAAATGGGCTATGTCCTGGCGACGACCGGCAGCGGCACATCCTTTAAATACTCAAAACTGGAAGAACATCCGTATGTGCCCGATGCTGCAAATCCAACCGTGATAAAAATGTGGAAGCTGCAGGGCGCAGAGCCGTTGGTGACTATAGACCAACATTACAAAATCCCATTCACGGGTGCGCCCATCTTTGTTGATTTGGTGACAGGAAAAATCGTATCAACCGGCGGAGATTTAGAGATTATCGTGAAGCGCGCCGCCGGTGCCATCACGCAAGTCAATCATGGCGATTGGTCTGTAGAGTTTGCGCCTGTCAACGGAGGAATCATGGAGTCTGATTATCACACCTCTCAAGTTGCTTTTAGTGCTCCCGAAAATGGCTACCAAAACAGCCTTTTAGTGCAGATGAATCACGACAATCCCGATTGGTTCGACAATATCCAAAAAGTGTTTTTTCTAACGAGCAGAGGCGGCCAGGTTTATAGCAAAGTTTCCGTTGATTTTGGGATTAATTCCGACCCAGGCAGTATGATGTGGCTTCAATTCAAAGGAGTCGCGAATGCAAACGGCTCTCGAAATTGGGAAGCAACAGCACACTAA
- a CDS encoding glycosyltransferase family 2 protein: MPGPKISLIISTYQRPDALEKVLDGVARQTLKPYEILIADDGSAEPTRERIERWNSQIELRHLWHDDLGFRKTIILNHSLAAATGDYVVLLDGDCVPHEEFISDHTALAESGYWVQGRRCFVQEKFVHDFDSFRTPILNWCLHGKITGIAKAFRFPFPLVQRNRKHRGIIGCNMGFWREDLLAVNGFDEEYTGWGIGEDSDLGARLYHLGRTRKFVYGRAIVYHLNHPQAPKDHVPASQQRLAETIASNKIRCERGLSQYLPHHGETGGK, translated from the coding sequence ATGCCCGGCCCCAAAATCTCGCTGATCATCAGCACGTATCAACGGCCCGATGCGCTGGAAAAGGTGCTCGACGGTGTGGCTCGCCAGACCCTCAAGCCCTACGAAATCCTCATCGCCGATGACGGCTCCGCCGAACCCACGCGCGAGCGCATCGAGCGATGGAACTCGCAAATCGAGCTTCGCCACCTCTGGCACGACGACCTCGGATTTCGCAAAACCATCATCCTCAATCATTCCCTGGCCGCCGCCACCGGCGATTACGTTGTCCTGCTGGATGGTGATTGCGTGCCGCACGAGGAATTCATCAGCGACCACACCGCGCTCGCCGAGAGCGGCTATTGGGTTCAGGGCCGCCGTTGTTTCGTGCAGGAAAAATTCGTTCACGACTTCGATTCCTTCCGCACGCCCATTTTAAATTGGTGCCTGCACGGCAAAATCACCGGCATCGCCAAGGCCTTTCGTTTTCCGTTTCCGTTGGTGCAGCGCAACCGCAAACATCGCGGCATCATCGGCTGCAACATGGGATTCTGGCGCGAAGATTTGCTGGCCGTGAATGGCTTTGACGAGGAATACACCGGCTGGGGCATCGGCGAAGATTCCGATCTCGGCGCGCGGCTGTATCATTTGGGCCGGACGCGCAAATTCGTTTATGGCCGCGCGATTGTTTACCACTTGAACCATCCTCAAGCCCCCAAGGATCACGTCCCCGCCAGCCAGCAGCGTTTGGCCGAAACCATCGCATCCAACAAAATCCGTTGCGAACGCGGCCTCTCGCAATATCTCCCCCATCATGGCGAAACCGGCGGCAAATAA
- a CDS encoding NUDIX domain-containing protein codes for MTLPYKIATLLYCFNERDEVLLLERAQQPNLGLWSPCGGKLHTEAGESPYVCGCREAWEEMGVKLGPGDLHLTGIIAERGYEGQSHWLLFLFEVKVKLKSVPVPHREGRFQFFSREQLAALKMPVTDVEQIWPLFWKHRGGFFAADCECGADGRNTWIVEESLPAHG; via the coding sequence ATGACGCTGCCCTACAAAATCGCCACGCTGCTCTATTGTTTCAATGAGCGCGACGAAGTCCTGCTGCTCGAACGCGCGCAGCAGCCGAACCTCGGGCTGTGGAGTCCCTGCGGGGGCAAGCTGCACACCGAAGCCGGCGAATCTCCCTACGTCTGCGGCTGCCGCGAAGCGTGGGAGGAAATGGGCGTGAAACTCGGCCCCGGCGATTTGCATCTCACCGGCATCATCGCCGAACGCGGCTACGAAGGCCAAAGCCATTGGCTCCTGTTTTTGTTCGAGGTGAAAGTGAAATTAAAATCCGTGCCCGTGCCGCATCGCGAAGGCCGTTTCCAATTTTTTTCCCGCGAACAACTCGCGGCACTGAAAATGCCCGTGACCGACGTCGAACAAATCTGGCCGTTGTTTTGGAAACATCGCGGCGGATTTTTCGCAGCCGATTGCGAATGCGGCGCGGATGGTCGCAACACCTGGATTGTCGAGGAAAGCCTTCCCGCTCATGGCTGA
- a CDS encoding GNAT family N-acetyltransferase, which produces MANTIRSFFEQKNSKGATPAKTASPACQKIIPEHAQALGTFFERLKASGAEEHFHPHPLTGEEAKKKSAYSGKDFYCVLMEGKEVIGYGMLRGWDEGYEVPSLGIAIDPAVQGRGYGRRLMQFLHAAAAERGAKKIRLKVYPANVRAAGLYRSLGYVFQGGEDEQLTGFFQIAESGSQKETAR; this is translated from the coding sequence ATCGCCAACACCATCCGCAGTTTTTTTGAGCAAAAAAATTCCAAGGGCGCAACACCGGCGAAAACGGCATCGCCCGCGTGCCAAAAAATTATTCCCGAACATGCTCAGGCGCTCGGCACATTTTTCGAGCGTTTAAAAGCATCGGGAGCAGAAGAACATTTTCATCCGCATCCGCTGACGGGCGAGGAAGCCAAGAAGAAATCGGCTTATTCCGGCAAAGATTTTTACTGCGTGTTGATGGAGGGAAAGGAAGTCATCGGCTATGGAATGTTGCGCGGCTGGGACGAAGGCTACGAAGTGCCGAGCCTGGGCATCGCGATTGATCCCGCCGTGCAAGGCCGCGGCTACGGGCGCCGCCTGATGCAGTTTTTGCACGCCGCCGCCGCCGAACGCGGAGCAAAAAAGATCCGCCTCAAAGTTTATCCGGCCAATGTTCGCGCGGCGGGTTTGTATCGCTCGTTGGGATACGTTTTTCAAGGCGGCGAAGACGAACAGTTGACGGGCTTCTTTCAAATTGCCGAATCGGGCTCGCAGAAAGAAACCGCCCGGTGA